Proteins found in one Geomonas subterranea genomic segment:
- a CDS encoding SDR family oxidoreductase — MDVSGKVVLVTGANGGIGWALVNELLERGAAKVYAAARNIQAVAGMARFDPGHVVALRIDVTHETSVATAAAQCQDVDLLINNAGVNHCKSLLDPDGLESARQEIKVNYLGTLSMCRAFAPLLAARGGAIANVCSILGLVNLPVNGTYSASKAAGHSLLQGVRAELASRGVKVYGVYPGPVDTRMTAGQEMDKATPEQVAKMILDGIAKDQEYIFPDAMSRDVYRGLLNAPKEVEQQFGAMVP; from the coding sequence ATGGATGTGTCAGGCAAAGTAGTTCTGGTTACCGGTGCCAACGGCGGTATCGGGTGGGCGCTGGTGAATGAGTTGCTGGAGCGCGGAGCTGCCAAGGTATATGCGGCGGCGCGCAATATCCAGGCGGTGGCGGGAATGGCCCGGTTCGACCCCGGGCACGTGGTGGCGCTCAGGATCGACGTGACCCACGAGACCAGCGTGGCCACGGCCGCGGCGCAATGCCAGGATGTCGACCTGCTGATCAATAACGCCGGCGTGAACCATTGCAAAAGCCTACTCGACCCCGATGGGCTTGAAAGCGCGCGCCAGGAGATCAAGGTGAACTATCTCGGCACCCTCTCCATGTGCCGGGCCTTCGCGCCGCTATTGGCAGCCCGCGGTGGGGCGATAGCGAACGTCTGCTCCATCCTGGGTCTTGTCAACCTCCCCGTTAACGGCACCTATTCAGCCTCCAAGGCCGCAGGTCATTCCTTGCTGCAGGGGGTGCGCGCCGAACTCGCGTCGCGTGGCGTCAAGGTGTACGGAGTGTACCCCGGACCCGTGGACACCAGGATGACAGCAGGCCAGGAAATGGACAAAGCCACCCCGGAGCAGGTCGCCAAGATGATCCTGGACGGGATCGCGAAGGACCAGGAGTACATCTTCCCGGACGCGATGTCCCGGGACGTGTATCGTGGACTGCTCAACGCTCCCAAAGAAGTCGAACAGCAGTTCGGTGCCATGGTGCCGTAA
- a CDS encoding RrF2 family transcriptional regulator, with product MISKKTKYGLKALIYLARQYEQGPILIADLARDENIPKKFLEAILLALKNSGILQSRKGKGGGYHLGRSPRQITMGQAIRVMEGPLAPVPCVSETAYAKCTECGNENTCGIRLVMKDVREAIAKILDNTTLADVLDRIEHAELSEKNVIDFCI from the coding sequence ATGATATCGAAAAAAACGAAATACGGCCTTAAAGCCCTTATCTATCTTGCGCGGCAGTACGAGCAGGGACCGATCCTGATAGCGGACCTGGCGCGGGACGAGAACATCCCGAAGAAGTTTTTGGAAGCCATCCTGCTTGCGTTGAAAAACAGCGGTATCCTGCAGAGCCGGAAAGGGAAGGGCGGGGGCTACCACCTGGGGCGGTCCCCCAGGCAGATCACCATGGGGCAGGCGATCCGGGTGATGGAAGGTCCTCTGGCGCCGGTCCCCTGCGTCAGCGAAACGGCGTACGCCAAGTGTACCGAGTGCGGCAACGAGAACACCTGCGGCATCCGGCTGGTCATGAAGGACGTGCGCGAGGCCATCGCCAAAATCCTGGACAACACCACCCTGGCCGATGTGCTGGATCGCATCGAGCACGCTGAACTCTCCGAAAAGAACGTCATCGATTTTTGCATCTGA
- a CDS encoding sulfate ABC transporter substrate-binding protein, with translation MKKTIRTALATLLVAALPLTAFAAQEFLNVSYDPTRELYQDFNKAFAKKGHSNVTFKQSHGGSGKQARAVIDGLEADVVTLALAYDIDEISDRAKLLPADWQKRLPNNSSPYTSTIVFLVRKGNPKKIKDWNDLVKPGVAVITPNPKTSGGARWNYLAAWAYALKQKGGNEAKAKQFVSELFKHVPVLDSGARGATTTFVQRGQGDVLLAWENEAFLAVNELGKDKFEIVVPSLSILAEPPVAVVDKVVDKKGTRKLAEEYLKYLYSTEGQEIAAKHYYRPRDKKVAAKYAKVFPKVKLVTIDDTFGGWRKAQKTHFADGGVFDQIYSAK, from the coding sequence ATGAAGAAAACTATCCGCACCGCACTCGCCACGCTGCTGGTAGCAGCACTCCCCCTCACCGCTTTCGCGGCACAGGAGTTCCTCAACGTCTCGTATGACCCGACCCGCGAACTGTACCAGGACTTCAACAAGGCCTTCGCCAAAAAAGGGCACTCCAATGTCACCTTCAAGCAGTCCCACGGCGGCTCCGGCAAGCAGGCCAGGGCGGTGATCGACGGCCTCGAGGCCGACGTGGTAACCCTGGCGCTGGCCTACGATATCGACGAGATCAGCGACAGGGCGAAGCTCCTCCCGGCCGACTGGCAGAAGAGGCTCCCGAACAACAGCTCTCCCTACACCTCGACCATCGTCTTCCTGGTGCGCAAGGGTAACCCCAAGAAGATAAAGGACTGGAACGACCTGGTGAAGCCGGGCGTCGCCGTCATCACCCCCAACCCCAAGACCTCCGGCGGTGCGCGCTGGAACTACCTGGCGGCCTGGGCCTACGCCCTGAAGCAGAAAGGGGGGAATGAGGCGAAAGCGAAGCAGTTCGTATCCGAACTCTTCAAGCACGTACCGGTGCTCGATTCCGGTGCTCGCGGCGCCACCACCACCTTCGTGCAGCGCGGCCAGGGCGACGTGCTTCTCGCCTGGGAGAACGAGGCCTTCCTCGCGGTGAACGAACTGGGCAAGGACAAGTTCGAGATCGTGGTTCCCTCGCTGAGCATCCTGGCCGAGCCGCCTGTTGCCGTGGTGGACAAGGTCGTCGACAAGAAGGGGACCAGGAAGCTTGCCGAGGAGTACCTGAAATACCTCTACTCGACGGAAGGGCAGGAGATCGCCGCCAAGCATTATTACCGTCCGCGCGACAAGAAGGTGGCGGCCAAGTACGCCAAGGTGTTCCCCAAGGTGAAGCTGGTAACCATCGACGACACCTTCGGCGGCTGGCGCAAGGCACAGAAGACACATTTCGCCGACGGCGGGGTGTTCGACCAGATCTACAGCGCAAAGTAG
- a CDS encoding YezD family protein, which yields MKTVPEQPGKWSKELEQRLRLALQDLRFGTVTLVVQDGKVIQLDKNEKIRI from the coding sequence ATGAAAACGGTACCCGAACAACCTGGCAAATGGAGTAAGGAACTCGAGCAGAGGCTCCGCCTCGCACTCCAAGACCTGCGCTTCGGGACGGTCACCCTCGTGGTCCAGGACGGCAAGGTCATTCAGCTCGATAAGAACGAAAAGATCAGGATTTAG
- the metK gene encoding methionine adenosyltransferase yields the protein MSKQRFLFTSESVTEGHPDKLADQVSDAILDALLAQDPHARVACETSVTTGLVLLFGEVSSSAQVNFARIARDTIARVGYTDAKYGLDAEHAAVLVSLDQQSADIAQGVDVALEQRKGAEHDGYLDSVGAGDQGMVFGFATDETPEYLPTSIALAHKLARRLTEARKSGEIPYLRPDGKTQVTVEYEGDVPVRVDTVVISAQHDPEVELEQIRADLIAKVIGPVIPEALLDAQTRIFVNPTGRFVIGGPHGDAGLTGRKIIVDSYGGFSRHGGGAFSGKDSTKVDRSGAYAARYVAKNLVAAGLAKKVEVQIAYAIGVARPVSIFVDSFGTGALANEELAGLIARHFDLRPAAIIEQLDLRRPIYRDTAAYGHFGRLDLDLPWERTDKADLLRQAARGVAVN from the coding sequence ATGTCCAAGCAGCGATTTCTGTTCACCTCCGAATCCGTCACCGAGGGGCACCCCGACAAGCTGGCGGACCAGGTTTCCGACGCCATCCTCGACGCCCTGCTGGCACAGGATCCCCATGCCCGCGTCGCCTGCGAGACCAGCGTGACCACTGGGCTTGTGCTGTTGTTCGGTGAGGTCTCCAGCTCGGCTCAGGTCAACTTCGCCCGCATCGCCCGCGACACCATCGCCCGAGTCGGCTACACCGACGCGAAGTACGGCCTGGACGCGGAACACGCCGCGGTCCTGGTTTCTCTGGACCAGCAGTCGGCCGACATCGCCCAGGGGGTAGACGTTGCGCTGGAGCAGAGAAAGGGGGCGGAGCACGACGGCTACCTCGACTCGGTGGGGGCGGGGGACCAGGGGATGGTCTTCGGTTTTGCCACCGACGAGACTCCCGAATACCTCCCCACCAGCATCGCCCTGGCCCACAAGCTGGCCCGGCGGCTCACCGAGGCGCGCAAGTCCGGCGAGATCCCCTACCTGCGCCCCGACGGCAAGACCCAGGTAACCGTGGAATATGAAGGGGATGTTCCGGTCCGGGTGGACACGGTGGTCATCTCGGCCCAGCACGACCCGGAGGTGGAGCTCGAACAGATCCGCGCCGACCTGATCGCAAAGGTGATCGGGCCGGTGATCCCCGAGGCGCTCCTGGACGCGCAGACCCGCATCTTCGTCAACCCGACCGGTCGCTTCGTGATCGGCGGACCGCACGGCGACGCCGGCCTCACCGGCAGGAAGATCATCGTGGACAGCTACGGCGGCTTCTCGCGCCACGGCGGCGGCGCGTTCTCGGGCAAGGACTCCACCAAGGTGGACCGCTCCGGCGCGTACGCGGCCCGCTACGTTGCGAAGAATCTGGTCGCGGCGGGGTTGGCAAAGAAGGTCGAGGTCCAGATCGCCTACGCCATCGGCGTCGCCCGCCCGGTCTCCATCTTCGTCGACAGCTTCGGGACCGGGGCCTTGGCCAACGAGGAACTGGCCGGACTGATCGCGCGCCACTTCGACCTGCGGCCTGCTGCCATCATCGAGCAGCTCGACCTCAGGCGTCCCATCTACCGCGACACGGCAGCCTACGGCCACTTCGGCAGGCTCGATCTCGATCTCCCCTGGGAGCGGACCGACAAGGCGGATCTCCTGCGGCAGGCGGCGCGCGGCGTGGCGGTCAACTGA
- a CDS encoding ATPase: MAGQHLIIVGKSGVGRSTVAANVGAALAETGRRVLLIGYDNHRSSAGNLSGGSELKALPLWGHGEEPPLYAHGYRGALCLEAGGGVAEDEAAQAALWAHPLVAAFQPEFVLHDVAWEPCGTFRLPVGIDGVASILAVTSADRCALQAVNGLFGWLNTVAAANARLGGVVANNLTGPLQEAIVSDFAGQTGASVTATIPHSIMVSVSDFYSQTLLESAPFSHVTYAYRKLAKTLVEAATQRRPRQLDDEAMRKWSAKWGDIIAELETGVVNGGLGI, from the coding sequence ATGGCCGGACAACATCTCATCATCGTAGGGAAAAGCGGCGTCGGCAGGTCCACCGTCGCGGCCAATGTGGGCGCCGCCCTGGCGGAAACGGGGCGCCGGGTGCTGCTGATCGGTTACGACAACCACAGGAGTTCGGCGGGCAACCTGAGCGGAGGCAGCGAGCTGAAGGCGCTGCCGCTCTGGGGGCACGGGGAGGAGCCACCCCTTTATGCGCACGGCTACCGCGGCGCCCTATGCCTGGAAGCGGGGGGAGGCGTTGCGGAGGACGAAGCCGCGCAGGCGGCTCTTTGGGCCCATCCCCTGGTCGCGGCTTTTCAGCCGGAATTCGTGCTGCATGACGTAGCCTGGGAGCCCTGCGGCACCTTCCGTCTCCCGGTGGGAATCGACGGCGTTGCCAGTATCCTGGCGGTCACCTCCGCCGACCGTTGCGCGCTGCAGGCGGTTAACGGGCTCTTCGGCTGGCTCAACACGGTCGCCGCCGCCAATGCCAGGCTGGGAGGCGTGGTGGCCAACAACCTTACGGGGCCGTTGCAGGAGGCGATCGTGTCCGATTTCGCCGGCCAGACCGGAGCTTCGGTCACGGCGACCATCCCGCATTCCATCATGGTTTCGGTAAGCGACTTTTACAGCCAGACGCTGCTCGAGTCCGCCCCCTTCTCCCACGTCACCTACGCCTACCGCAAGCTGGCGAAAACGCTGGTCGAGGCGGCGACGCAGCGCCGTCCCCGGCAGCTTGACGACGAAGCCATGAGGAAGTGGTCCGCGAAGTGGGGTGACATCATCGCCGAGCTCGAGACCGGCGTGGTGAACGGCGGACTCGGGATCTAG
- the cysK gene encoding cysteine synthase A, with amino-acid sequence MSRIYDSLTELIGATPLLRLNRFAAGAGAEVLAKLEAFNPGGSVKDRIGYGMLIEAEKQGLIDQDTVIIEPTSGNTGIALAMVAAVRGYRLVLTMPDSMSVERRNLLKAYGAELVLTPGAQGMKGPMDAAEELAARIPNSFVPSQFKNKANAAIHRATTADEIWQDTDGKVDIVVGGVGTGGTLTGVGEALKALNPKVRVIAVEPFESPVLSGGMPGPHGIQGIGSGFIPEVLNLEIVDEILRVRSSEAIDASRRLAKVEGVLAGISGGAAVHAACLVAERPENRGKRIVVVLPDTGERYLSTPLFSQPQGGAAA; translated from the coding sequence ATGTCACGCATTTATGACAGCCTTACCGAGCTCATCGGAGCCACGCCCCTGCTGCGCCTGAACCGTTTCGCAGCCGGTGCCGGGGCGGAAGTCCTGGCCAAACTGGAAGCCTTCAACCCCGGAGGGAGCGTCAAGGACCGCATCGGCTACGGCATGCTCATCGAGGCGGAAAAGCAGGGACTCATCGACCAGGATACCGTCATCATCGAGCCCACCAGCGGCAATACCGGTATCGCGCTCGCCATGGTGGCGGCGGTGCGCGGCTACCGGCTGGTGTTGACCATGCCCGACTCGATGAGCGTCGAGCGTCGCAACCTGCTCAAGGCCTACGGGGCCGAACTTGTTCTCACCCCGGGGGCGCAGGGGATGAAAGGACCGATGGACGCAGCCGAGGAGCTGGCGGCCCGCATCCCCAATTCGTTCGTGCCTTCGCAGTTCAAGAACAAGGCGAACGCCGCCATCCATCGAGCCACCACCGCCGACGAGATCTGGCAGGACACGGACGGCAAGGTGGACATCGTGGTGGGAGGGGTGGGGACCGGCGGCACGCTCACCGGCGTCGGGGAAGCGTTGAAGGCCCTCAACCCGAAGGTACGGGTCATCGCGGTCGAGCCCTTCGAGTCGCCGGTGCTCTCGGGAGGCATGCCGGGCCCGCACGGCATCCAGGGGATCGGCTCCGGGTTCATCCCCGAGGTGCTGAACCTGGAGATCGTCGACGAGATCTTGAGGGTGAGGTCGAGTGAGGCGATCGATGCCAGCCGGCGCCTGGCCAAGGTGGAGGGGGTGCTGGCCGGCATCTCGGGAGGGGCCGCGGTCCATGCAGCCTGTCTCGTCGCGGAACGTCCGGAGAACCGCGGCAAGCGCATCGTGGTGGTGCTGCCGGACACGGGCGAGCGCTACTTGTCGACTCCGTTGTTCAGCCAGCCCCAGGGGGGGGCGGCTGCATAA
- the cysK gene encoding cysteine synthase A yields MGNIFNDNSLSIGNTPLVKLNHVTGDAKATVLAKVEGRNPAYSVKCRIGANLIWDAEKRGVLKSGVEIVEPTSGNTGIALAYVAAARGYRLTLTMPDTMSIERRRVLAALGANLILTPGAEGMKGAIKKAEEIAASEPARYFIPQQFKNQANPAIHESTTGPEIWNDTDGAIDVLVAGVGTGGTITGVSRYLKKTKQKQILSVAVEPKESPVISQALAGEELKPGPHKIQGIGAGFIPDTLDLTLVDQVEQVSSDEALEFAKRLAREEGLLVGISSGAAAAAAVRLAQRDEFAGKTIVVVLPDGAERYLSTALFEGI; encoded by the coding sequence ATGGGAAACATTTTTAACGACAATTCGCTTTCGATCGGCAACACGCCGCTGGTTAAGCTGAACCACGTGACCGGCGACGCCAAGGCCACTGTCCTGGCCAAGGTCGAGGGACGCAACCCGGCCTACTCGGTGAAGTGCCGCATCGGGGCCAACCTGATCTGGGACGCCGAGAAAAGGGGCGTGCTGAAGTCCGGCGTCGAGATCGTCGAGCCCACTTCCGGCAATACCGGTATCGCCCTTGCCTACGTGGCGGCCGCCCGCGGCTACCGGCTCACCCTTACCATGCCCGATACCATGAGCATCGAGCGGCGCCGCGTGCTGGCCGCCCTCGGGGCGAACCTGATCCTGACCCCCGGTGCGGAGGGGATGAAGGGTGCCATCAAGAAGGCGGAGGAGATCGCCGCTTCCGAGCCGGCACGCTACTTTATCCCGCAACAGTTCAAAAACCAGGCGAACCCCGCCATACACGAAAGCACCACCGGCCCGGAGATCTGGAACGACACCGACGGCGCGATCGATGTCCTCGTGGCCGGTGTCGGCACCGGGGGGACCATCACGGGCGTCTCGCGCTACCTGAAGAAAACGAAGCAGAAGCAGATTCTGTCCGTTGCCGTCGAACCAAAGGAGAGCCCGGTTATCAGCCAGGCACTGGCCGGGGAAGAGCTCAAGCCCGGTCCGCACAAGATCCAGGGAATCGGCGCCGGGTTCATCCCCGACACCCTTGACCTTACCCTCGTGGACCAGGTGGAGCAGGTGAGCAGCGATGAGGCCCTGGAGTTCGCCAAAAGGCTCGCCCGGGAGGAGGGGCTCCTGGTCGGCATCTCCTCCGGCGCCGCGGCCGCGGCCGCCGTGCGCCTGGCGCAGCGTGACGAGTTCGCCGGCAAGACCATCGTGGTGGTGCTGCCCGACGGCGCCGAGCGTTATCTCTCCACGGCGCTCTTCGAGGGAATCTGA
- a CDS encoding YezD family protein: MSAQSPDPWNPELEQIIRDLLVSLRFGTLTLVVQDGRVIQVDRSEKYRLNKPGHIDGSGI; the protein is encoded by the coding sequence ATGAGCGCGCAGAGTCCAGACCCATGGAACCCGGAACTCGAACAGATTATCAGGGACCTGCTGGTCTCGTTGCGCTTTGGGACGCTCACCCTGGTGGTCCAGGACGGGCGCGTGATCCAGGTGGACAGAAGTGAAAAGTACCGCCTCAACAAACCCGGTCACATAGACGGCAGCGGTATCTGA
- a CDS encoding YezD family protein, protein MSNASRIIRKRGGDQNIEAIHKVTDLLKTVHYGSITLHIQAGKVYQINRTESRRLAAAALD, encoded by the coding sequence ATGAGCAACGCGAGCAGGATCATCAGGAAAAGGGGAGGGGACCAGAACATCGAGGCGATCCACAAGGTGACCGACCTCCTCAAGACGGTCCATTACGGGTCCATCACCCTGCATATCCAGGCAGGGAAGGTCTACCAGATAAACAGAACCGAGAGCCGCAGGCTTGCCGCCGCGGCCCTTGACTAA
- the nifH gene encoding nitrogenase iron protein — MSGKKVKTIAIYGKGGIGKSTTTSNISAALAASGLKVMQIGCDPKSDSTTTLRGGGYIPTILDTLREKKNVKLDEVVFRGFAGIYCVEAGGPAPGVGCAGRGIITSVELLKQLRVFEELDLDIVVYDVLGDVVCGGFAVPVREGIADHVFTVSSSDFMAIYAANNLFKGIQKYSNNGGALLGGVIANSMNSDYHKAIIDDFVENTQTQVVEYVPRSVTVTQSELQGKTTIEAFPDSDQAKVYRALADRIYNHSDSKVPTPLNDKQLHEWALKWADTLLAIETGEVRSSGASI, encoded by the coding sequence ATGTCCGGTAAAAAAGTGAAAACCATCGCCATCTACGGCAAGGGGGGGATCGGCAAGTCCACCACCACCTCCAACATCAGCGCGGCTCTCGCGGCCTCGGGCCTCAAGGTGATGCAGATCGGCTGCGACCCGAAGAGCGACTCCACCACCACCCTGCGCGGCGGAGGGTACATCCCCACCATCCTCGACACCCTGCGCGAGAAGAAGAACGTGAAGCTCGACGAGGTGGTGTTCCGCGGCTTCGCCGGCATCTACTGCGTCGAGGCGGGCGGACCCGCCCCGGGCGTCGGCTGCGCCGGCCGCGGCATCATCACCTCGGTGGAACTGTTGAAGCAGCTGCGCGTCTTCGAGGAGCTCGATCTCGACATCGTGGTCTACGACGTCCTCGGGGACGTGGTCTGCGGCGGCTTCGCGGTGCCGGTGCGCGAGGGGATCGCCGACCATGTCTTCACGGTTTCCTCCTCGGACTTCATGGCCATCTACGCGGCCAACAACCTCTTCAAGGGGATCCAGAAGTACTCCAACAACGGCGGTGCGCTCCTGGGCGGGGTGATCGCCAACTCCATGAACTCCGACTACCACAAGGCGATCATCGACGACTTCGTGGAGAACACCCAGACCCAGGTGGTCGAGTATGTCCCGCGCTCGGTCACAGTAACCCAGTCCGAGCTGCAGGGTAAAACGACCATCGAGGCCTTCCCCGATTCCGACCAGGCCAAGGTGTACCGCGCTCTCGCGGACAGGATCTACAACCACTCCGACTCGAAAGTGCCCACGCCGCTGAACGACAAGCAGTTGCACGAATGGGCCCTCAAATGGGCCGACACCCTGCTCGCCATCGAGACCGGCGAGGTGAGAAGCAGCGGCGCCAGCATCTAG
- a CDS encoding ABC transporter permease: MDGIIYTPVREKTVEGEAASAAARGSHFHLPDFVLRLNDRLLDWYGLALLLALWEIAPRLGWIDIQFFPPPSLIVEEGVKLASRGELLAQITSSLARLLQGLSAALAVGIPAGFVLGGWYPRLTHFLRPLLRLFGQINAFSLFPLFVLFFGIGELAKFAVIFWSCLWPILFTTISGVQNVDPLFVKVARSMGCGRLRLFSRVLLPGALPSIFTGVRLGATVAFLMLIAAEMIGANAGLGWLVHNSSTNYVIPRLYLAAALIALLGLGMNSAIHFVEARVVAWRQSVEV; encoded by the coding sequence ATGGACGGAATCATCTATACGCCGGTGCGGGAGAAGACGGTTGAAGGGGAGGCGGCGAGCGCCGCGGCGCGAGGAAGCCACTTCCATCTGCCTGATTTCGTGCTGCGGCTGAACGATCGGCTGCTCGACTGGTACGGACTCGCGCTGTTGCTGGCCCTGTGGGAGATCGCCCCCCGCCTGGGGTGGATCGACATCCAGTTTTTCCCTCCTCCTTCGCTGATCGTCGAGGAGGGGGTGAAACTGGCTTCCCGGGGCGAGCTGCTGGCACAGATCACCTCGAGCCTCGCGCGTCTGTTGCAGGGGCTCTCGGCGGCGCTCGCGGTTGGCATTCCCGCCGGCTTCGTCCTCGGGGGGTGGTACCCGCGCCTCACCCACTTCCTGCGGCCGCTGCTGCGCCTTTTCGGGCAGATCAACGCCTTTTCGCTCTTCCCGCTCTTCGTGCTCTTCTTCGGGATCGGGGAGCTGGCCAAGTTCGCGGTGATCTTCTGGTCCTGCCTCTGGCCCATCCTCTTCACCACCATCTCCGGGGTGCAGAACGTGGACCCGCTCTTCGTCAAGGTGGCGCGCTCCATGGGGTGCGGCAGGTTGAGGCTCTTCTCCCGGGTGCTCTTGCCCGGAGCGCTTCCCTCCATCTTCACCGGGGTGCGCCTCGGGGCCACGGTCGCCTTCCTGATGCTGATCGCGGCGGAGATGATCGGAGCCAACGCGGGGCTTGGGTGGCTCGTGCACAACTCGTCCACCAACTACGTGATCCCGCGCCTGTACCTGGCCGCCGCGCTGATCGCCCTGCTGGGGCTGGGCATGAACTCGGCCATCCACTTCGTCGAGGCGCGGGTCGTCGCCTGGCGCCAGTCCGTCGAAGTCTAA
- a CDS encoding ABC transporter permease yields MPQEQITDRRGGWLTRHLDKLSILLFFAAWQAAPQLGGIVETFIAPPTLVLKTLYEMFQAEELLPSIGVSLFRSATGFFLAAAVAIPLGFLLGGSFRTFERLVNPVLRFLGQVNPFSLFPLFILIFGIGEMSKVAMIFWVCIWPILFNTVNGVKQIDPLLVKSARSMGCGVATLFFRVILPAASPGIFHGLKMGCGTAFFMLIAAEMIGASAGLGWLVWNAQINFQMPQLFAATVLISTLGLILNHSFALLEGKLVGWKQRSITENF; encoded by the coding sequence ATGCCGCAAGAACAGATAACCGACCGGCGGGGGGGATGGCTGACCCGCCACCTGGACAAGCTCTCCATCCTTCTCTTCTTCGCCGCCTGGCAGGCCGCGCCTCAACTGGGGGGAATCGTCGAGACCTTCATTGCCCCGCCGACCCTGGTGCTGAAGACCCTGTACGAGATGTTCCAGGCCGAAGAGCTGCTGCCGTCCATCGGCGTCAGCCTGTTCCGCTCCGCCACCGGATTTTTCCTGGCCGCCGCTGTCGCCATTCCGCTGGGCTTCCTGCTGGGGGGGAGCTTCAGGACCTTCGAGCGCCTGGTGAACCCGGTGCTCCGCTTCCTCGGACAGGTGAACCCCTTCTCGCTCTTCCCGCTCTTCATCCTCATCTTCGGGATCGGCGAGATGTCCAAGGTGGCCATGATCTTCTGGGTCTGCATCTGGCCCATCCTCTTCAACACGGTGAACGGGGTGAAGCAGATCGACCCGCTCTTGGTGAAGTCGGCGCGTTCCATGGGGTGCGGCGTGGCAACGCTGTTCTTCCGGGTCATCCTCCCCGCGGCCTCCCCCGGCATCTTCCATGGCCTCAAGATGGGGTGCGGCACCGCCTTCTTCATGCTCATCGCCGCCGAGATGATCGGAGCGAGCGCCGGGCTCGGCTGGCTGGTCTGGAACGCCCAGATCAACTTCCAGATGCCGCAGCTTTTCGCGGCCACCGTGCTCATCTCCACCCTCGGCCTGATCCTGAACCACTCCTTCGCCCTCCTGGAGGGGAAACTGGTGGGGTGGAAGCAGCGATCCATTACCGAGAATTTCTGA
- a CDS encoding ABC transporter substrate-binding protein, whose amino-acid sequence MNVSRKNVVLAALAVVVAAASIFAGTGNGQAATKKQLVEIKTWTRKDCSLAPWLVTEKLGFFEQEGVKLVYTGETQAPLQIPSLVKGNNDVGSGHPNQYGIAIAGGAKLKAVVRAGVEPAPSYDPKFRHMWWFVNPAKHPNVKSFADLKNLPGKIKVSTITKNICADFETNILAEKYGVPKEKIEWVTMPDIQAIQALKQGLVDVAPVHPPFYKGMLDAKAIKVADSTDTGLGSAAGLSYYWFTEDFIKKHPEAVAGFVRAIKRGQRWANANPDKTAKWVEEVIGVPVTGNHYYSEDATIVEKEIVPWIKGVEDAKVIPKGKITPASIVTHQFEAVGNDDKAYQNKLKQGAKKKKA is encoded by the coding sequence ATGAACGTATCGAGGAAAAATGTGGTACTGGCCGCACTGGCGGTGGTTGTGGCGGCAGCGTCGATTTTCGCCGGGACCGGCAACGGGCAGGCCGCGACCAAAAAGCAGCTGGTCGAGATCAAGACCTGGACCAGGAAGGACTGTTCGCTCGCCCCCTGGCTGGTCACGGAGAAGCTGGGATTTTTCGAGCAGGAGGGTGTGAAGCTCGTCTACACCGGCGAGACGCAGGCCCCGCTGCAGATCCCGTCCCTGGTGAAGGGGAACAACGACGTGGGGAGCGGGCATCCAAACCAGTACGGCATCGCCATCGCCGGCGGCGCCAAGCTGAAGGCGGTGGTGCGGGCCGGGGTCGAGCCGGCGCCTTCCTACGATCCCAAGTTCCGCCACATGTGGTGGTTCGTCAACCCGGCCAAGCATCCCAACGTGAAGAGCTTCGCCGACCTGAAGAACCTGCCGGGCAAGATCAAGGTCTCCACCATCACCAAGAACATCTGCGCCGACTTCGAGACCAACATCCTGGCGGAGAAGTACGGGGTGCCCAAAGAGAAGATCGAGTGGGTAACCATGCCGGACATCCAGGCCATCCAGGCGCTGAAGCAGGGGCTGGTCGACGTCGCGCCGGTGCACCCCCCGTTCTACAAGGGGATGCTGGACGCGAAGGCGATCAAGGTGGCGGACTCCACCGACACGGGGCTCGGCTCCGCGGCCGGACTCTCCTACTACTGGTTCACCGAGGACTTCATCAAGAAGCACCCGGAGGCGGTGGCCGGTTTCGTGAGGGCGATCAAGCGCGGACAGCGCTGGGCCAACGCCAACCCCGACAAGACCGCCAAGTGGGTCGAGGAGGTGATCGGCGTGCCGGTGACCGGCAACCACTACTACTCCGAGGACGCCACCATCGTCGAGAAAGAGATCGTCCCCTGGATCAAGGGGGTCGAGGATGCCAAGGTCATCCCCAAGGGGAAGATCACCCCGGCTTCCATCGTGACGCACCAGTTCGAGGCGGTGGGCAACGACGACAAGGCCTACCAGAACAAGCTGAAGCAGGGCGCGAAGAAGAAAAAGGCATAA